The Terriglobia bacterium genomic interval TCCACTTCTACCTCGCCGCCAGGACCGCCCAGTTTGTGAGTGTATGGGCCATCCTGCATCGCCAGCCGAATCCGATGCAGCATGAACCACGCACTCTTTTGTGTGACGCCAACGGCGCGATGAATCTCATAGCTGCTCACGCCGTTTTTGCAATTCGCAATCATCCACATCGCGGTTAACCACTTGTCCAGCGGAATCGCGGAATCTTCCATCACAGTGCCGACCTTCACACTGAATTGCCGCTTGGGGTGTTTGCTTTTGCACTCCCACAGGCGGCGGGTGGGAATGAAGCTCACATCGCTGCTTCCGCAATTTGGACAGACCACCACGCCATCGCGCCAGCGACGTGCTGAGATATACTTCAGGCAATTGTCGGGATTTGTGAAGTAGCGAATCGCTCCTTGCAGGGTAAGTGGCTCTTTCTCTTGCTGTTGTTTCATGGCAAGAATAAGGTAGCACACTCAGTGAACTGAGTCAAGTATATTATCGCCAAATATATATTCGGGGACTGTAAAGAAAGTGCCGGCCTGATTCGTCCTTGCTACTTGGTCCTGGCCGGCGACCCGAGGAAAAACCTGGTAAGCCTTGAGTTGACGTTGCCCTCAAACGCCGTTAGAGTCAAATTCTACGGAACGACCTCGAGGTGACCCCGGTGAAAGCTACCCGTGCGCGTGTGCGTGTGTGGTGGTTGGCATGTCTGTTGGTAGTTATCGCGATCCCGACATTGGCGGAGGACGGAAAGCAAGAAGTCAGCCTGACGCATGACTGGAGCCATCGTCACGTCGTTTACACGAATACACCCACTCAGATGAACGCGGCCATGGCAGCCACCAGGGATCCGCGCGCGCTCTCGTCTTACTTGAGGAGAGTGGTAGCGGCGCGCAACGCGAGAGAACGGCAGGAGGGGAGGCAGGAGAGGAGAACGGAGAAGCCGTTCGAGGTGGACTGGGCGTTTTCCATGGGCACGCCCAACACGGCGACGCCGATTGCCGCCAACCAGTACCCGGCAATCTTTACCCAGAACTTTGCTTCTCCAAGCTGTACCGCGGACTACCTGGTGATGCCGGTGAATGTCGCGGGCACGGCCACGGCAGCAAACCTGATCGGGGTGAACCAGTTGTACTCCAACGCCGCCAGAACGGGCTTGTGCAACACCGTAAGCGGGCCCTCCGTCCGGTTCGCGTACTTCAACGCGAGTGCAAATACGACTTCCGTTTCGACGTCTCTGGATGGGACGAAGATCATCTGGGTGGAAAACTCCACACCCGCCAAGTTGCACGTTCTGGCCTGGAGGGCCGAAGGCACGGTGGCAGGACCGATCGCCCCAGCGGCCGCGGCGGGGGCACCGGTAGCAGGATCGGGCACCATGGCCACGGTGACCTTGAGCGGCAATGTCACCAACTCCTCGCCTTTCGTGGACTACGATCATGACGTGGCCTATGTCGGCGATAACAGTGGGAACCTCTACTGGATCACGAATGTGTTCTGCACGACACCGACCTGCCAGGCCGCACCGGTCGCACCCAGCCTGGATACCACCGCTTGGGCGCCCAACGGCTTCGTCAACGTGGGGGCAGCAACGATATTGACCGCACCCGTGGCGGACGGTGTCACTGGCAACATCTATGTCGGCGGGGCAAACGGAACGCTATACGTGCGCAAAGGATCCGACGGAACTTCCGTGGGTACGGTTGCGGTGGGAAACGCCAACCAGGGTGGCATCAATAGTGCACCCATCGTGGATGGCACCGGCGCCAGCGGCAACGAGTTGGTCTATGTCTTCGCGGGTGACGATCAGGGCGTGACAGGCGCGTTGAGCGCCGCGGTCGCAGTTCAGATCCAGGTCAGCCTGAGCACGGGAACGATCGGCACCGTCACTCGACAGAACATCGGACCGAGGAATGTGCAGCCCGCTCGCATGGGGGCGCTGAATGATGCCTATTACACGGGTTCCGGCACGCCCCGGTTGTACGCCTGCGGGACGTTGGCCGGTGGTACCAG includes:
- a CDS encoding IS1595 family transposase, whose protein sequence is MKQQQEKEPLTLQGAIRYFTNPDNCLKYISARRWRDGVVVCPNCGSSDVSFIPTRRLWECKSKHPKRQFSVKVGTVMEDSAIPLDKWLTAMWMIANCKNGVSSYEIHRAVGVTQKSAWFMLHRIRLAMQDGPYTHKLGGPGGEVEVDESFIGGKMKNMHSRKRNRIVHKAGTSGAVETKTVVMGFLDRDLRKIRTKIVPTTSTRGPAESGFQARRASHKSLYRSVQCVPKPQ